CTCCAGGCGCGTCAGCGCTGGGAGCAGGCGCGGGCGGCACCGTTGATGACGCTGCCCGAAGTGCTGTCGAACGACGCACTACAGCGGCTGACGCAGCGCCGCGCCGAGCAGATCGCCCAGATCAACGAGCTCAGCCAGCGGTTGAAGCCCGATCACCCGACGGTGGTGCAGGCCAATGCGCAGCTGAGCGCGCTGGAGCAGCAGATCCGCGTGTTCGCCGAGAGCATCCGCCAGTCGATCCGCAACCAGTATCTGACCGCCGAGCGTCAGCATCAGGCGCTGGAGCGGCAGGTCGCCTCGCTCAAGGGCGCGACGCTGGCCGAACAGGATCGCAGCGTCCGCTACAACATCCTAAAGCGCGAGGTGGATACCAACCGCCAGCTCTATGAGAGCCTGCTCCAGCGCTTCAAGGAAGTCAGCGCGGAGGCGGGCGTCACGTCGAACAACGTGACCGTCGTCGACGTGGCGGAAGCGCCGCGCCGGCCGACGTCGCCGCGACCGCTCATCAACCTGGCGCTGGCGGCGATCGCGGGCATTGGCCTGGCGCTGCTCTATGCCTTTGGTCGCGACTATCTCGACGACTCGATCCGAGATCCTCAGGATGTGGAGGCGAAGCTGGGCCTGCCGGTGTTGGGCGTCGTGCCGGAGCGTTCGGACGGGGCGCCGCTCGCCGCGCTCGCCGATCCGCGATCCGATGTCGCGGAGGCGTATCACTCCGCGCGGACCGCGATCGAGCTGTCGTCGAACCAGGGCACGCCGCGCTCGATCCTCGTCACCGGCAGCGGCAAGTCGGAGGGCAAGTCGACGACCTCCTACGCGCTCGCCCGCGACTTCGCCTCGCTCGGCAAGCGGACGCTGATCGTCGACGGCGATCTTCGCCGCCCGTCGCTCCACCGCGTGTTCAACATGCCGCAGGCCGAGCGTGGCCTGTCCAGCGTGCTCGCGCGGATCGACACGAACGACAGCGTCATCCTGAAGACGCAGGTCGAGAACCTGTCCTTCCTGCCCAGCGGACTGATCCCGCCCGATCCGGCGACGCTCTATGCCGGCACCGCGATGGCCGAGCTGCTGGCGGTGATGCAGCGCGAGTACGACATCATCGTCGTCGACGGCCCGCCGGTGCTGGCGCTGGCGGACGCCACCCAGCTTGCCGCCGCTGCACAGGCGACGGTGTTCGTGGTCGAGGCAGGCGGCGCGCATTACGGCCAGGCACGCAGCGCCGTGACGCGGCTGATGCGGGCCGGTGCCAACGTCATCGGCTGCGTCGTGACCAAGTACAATGCGCGCAAGTCCGGGTACGGCGATGCGTACGACTATTATCGCTATCACTATGAGGACGACCGCAAGCCGGCGTGAGCCGGCCGGTCGGGTCAGCGCGCCGGCGGTTTTGGCGGCGGCGCGCCGATGCAGGGATAGCGCGTCTTGATCGCGACGACGACGACCGACGCCGCCTCGCCCGAAGCGAAGCCGGGATTGCGCTCCAGATAATCGACGAAGGCGCTGCGCAGCTCGCCCTGCGGCGTACCGGCGGGCGTGCAGAATTCGCGCAGGTTGAGCCAGCTTTCATAGGCGCGGACGGCGTCGTGGACGCCCGCGACATAGGCGAAGCAGTAGGACGCATCGGGCACCGCGTTCGACTTGCAGCGATCGAGCAGGTTGCCGGCGCTGAGGAAGGTCGCGGGGGCCGGCGCCGGAGTGGGCGTGGGTGCCGGCGTGGTCTGGCCGGCGAGGGCGGCGGCGAGAAGGGCTGCGAGCATGGCGGTTCCTTTAGCTTGGGCGCAGCGATGACCCGAAGCCGCGAACGGGTCAATCATCCCCAGGCAGCAGGCGTGCCGGTTTGCCGCCTCGGCACTTTTCCGCTATGCGCGCGCCATGGCGACACGCGCCGGGGCGACGCGCCCGCACCCTGACATCACGGACGAGCCGGCGCCGCAGATCTATCTGCCGGTGGTGTATCGCTCGCGGTGGCGCCGTGCCTGGGCGCCATTGCTGCTCAGCGTGCTGCTGATCGCCGGGGCGATCGGCGGCCTGGTCTGGGTCGCGTTCCCGGGGGATGAGACGGCCACCCGCGCGCCGATGCGGCGGACGGCGGAGATCCCGCATCTCGACGCGCCCTTCGCGCCGGAGGCGCTGCGCCCGGTCGCGGCCAAGGACGCGCTGGCGATCAATGCCGCGATGCCGCTGGCGGGCGGCGCGAACCCGGCGTCGGCGGCGTTCCTGATGCCGCTTCGGAGCGCCTCCGACTATCAGCGCTCGCTCGAGTGCATGACGATGGCGATCTATTACGAGGCCGCCAACGAACTCGATGGCGGGCAGCGGGCGGTGGCGCAGGTCGTGCTCAACCGGTTGCGCCATCCGGCCTTTCCAAAGACGGTGTGCGGCGTGGTGTTCGAAGGCGCGCAGCGGCGTACCGGCTGTCAGTTCAGCTTCGCCTGCGACGGATCACTCTCGCGAGCGCCGGCGGCGACATTGTGGGGACGGGCGCGCGGCGTCGCGGCGGCGGCGCTGGGCGGCGAGGTCTATGCGCCGGTCGGCTGGGCGACGCACTATCACGCCAACTATGTCGTGCCCTATTGGGCGGCGAGCCTGGACAAGGTGGCGACGGTGGGCGCGCATATCTTCTATCGCTGGAGCGGCGCCTGGGGGCGGGTGGGCGCGTTCAACGGGCGCTATGCCGGCGGTGAGCCCGCGGCGGTGACCGCGGTGGCATCGACGGCGCCTACCGCCGAAACGCCTGCGGTCGAGGCGCAAGGCAAGCCGGTCGATACCGGCGTCGCGGAGCGGCCGGTGCTGCTGACCGACCCCGGCAAGGCGCGCGATGCGGACAAGGCGGCGCTGGTGGGATCGACCGAGCGCTACATCCTGTCGCGCCGCGCGGCGGCCGAGGCGGCGGAACCGACGCTGGCCGATCGTCCGGTGCTCGACGCGCCGCGATGAGCGCCGGTCAGAGCAGCTTCAGCGTAATCAGCATCGCATTGAGCGCGGCGCCCAGCGCGACGCTCTTGATGAGCTCGCGCGCGGTGACGGGCAGGTTGGCGTTGATGATGGCGGCCACCGACGACGTCGCGATCGCGATCGACAGCAGCGCCAGCCAGTGCGGCCATGCGGTATGCGGCACCGGGCGCGGCCACTCGGCGACCAGCGGCAACACGATCGTCAGAAAGTATCCAAAGCACGCCGCGATCCAGTGCGAGACCAGCCGCGGGATGCTCTCGCCAAGCTCGCCCTGAGGATCGTGGGTCATCGCCCGACCGGCCCTTCTTCCTCGCGGCGCATGTTCTCGAGCAGCGCCTCGGCGAGGTGTTCGTAATAGAAGGGGTTGTCGGGATCGAGCGCGCCGTCGACCGAATGATCGACGGCGCCGCCGCCCATCAG
This is a stretch of genomic DNA from Sphingomonas sp. Y38-1Y. It encodes these proteins:
- a CDS encoding polysaccharide biosynthesis tyrosine autokinase, which gives rise to MNNMSIPAPQPPIGDRIDAYRAAPAGSAIPEDDAPTFDLRAIWATLYRSRRVVLAILVVAALAGIASVLLMPRIYQARASVQIDQQTAKVLGTEENDPVVSGGDADRFLQTQVDVLSSRSMARRVAESLGLAANDEFLKRMSGEEEIKADPNAGPRIDQVTDTLQRNLTVDLRRNSRVVGVVFTSRDPQLAAQIANSYANNFIEGNIQRKFSTSAYSRKFLDEQLDLAKRRLEESERQLITYARSAQLIDASGGASRQLDQAQGPRSLVTANLVQLNTDYATSEANRLQARQRWEQARAAPLMTLPEVLSNDALQRLTQRRAEQIAQINELSQRLKPDHPTVVQANAQLSALEQQIRVFAESIRQSIRNQYLTAERQHQALERQVASLKGATLAEQDRSVRYNILKREVDTNRQLYESLLQRFKEVSAEAGVTSNNVTVVDVAEAPRRPTSPRPLINLALAAIAGIGLALLYAFGRDYLDDSIRDPQDVEAKLGLPVLGVVPERSDGAPLAALADPRSDVAEAYHSARTAIELSSNQGTPRSILVTGSGKSEGKSTTSYALARDFASLGKRTLIVDGDLRRPSLHRVFNMPQAERGLSSVLARIDTNDSVILKTQVENLSFLPSGLIPPDPATLYAGTAMAELLAVMQREYDIIVVDGPPVLALADATQLAAAAQATVFVVEAGGAHYGQARSAVTRLMRAGANVIGCVVTKYNARKSGYGDAYDYYRYHYEDDRKPA
- a CDS encoding Rap1a/Tai family immunity protein: MLAALLAAALAGQTTPAPTPTPAPAPATFLSAGNLLDRCKSNAVPDASYCFAYVAGVHDAVRAYESWLNLREFCTPAGTPQGELRSAFVDYLERNPGFASGEAASVVVVAIKTRYPCIGAPPPKPPAR
- a CDS encoding cell wall hydrolase, with protein sequence MATRAGATRPHPDITDEPAPQIYLPVVYRSRWRRAWAPLLLSVLLIAGAIGGLVWVAFPGDETATRAPMRRTAEIPHLDAPFAPEALRPVAAKDALAINAAMPLAGGANPASAAFLMPLRSASDYQRSLECMTMAIYYEAANELDGGQRAVAQVVLNRLRHPAFPKTVCGVVFEGAQRRTGCQFSFACDGSLSRAPAATLWGRARGVAAAALGGEVYAPVGWATHYHANYVVPYWAASLDKVATVGAHIFYRWSGAWGRVGAFNGRYAGGEPAAVTAVASTAPTAETPAVEAQGKPVDTGVAERPVLLTDPGKARDADKAALVGSTERYILSRRAAAEAAEPTLADRPVLDAPR